The following are encoded together in the Lathyrus oleraceus cultivar Zhongwan6 chromosome 3, CAAS_Psat_ZW6_1.0, whole genome shotgun sequence genome:
- the LOC127127285 gene encoding uncharacterized protein LOC127127285, translating into MTDFLAINPLSISAADSPRSPFLNSHPTPSTRTQLNPIFLSPFSPKLSKTTYANKSVSAALSSRSNGSSGPPPSRGHSFYQELQFDNTTENDFGLELERNPLEEDGNDDKGSGKSEDELREDDLIRVQGDGERDDGVDLRKDDKVEKFGGNLRLRKGKQVIRRSNLLAKQVISIQSALSLGFVSQLWVDTTSWIVLFVEVRSNLLSGDSEKFLLEDITQVGDVVLVPDEGVIDNGYTMVGLETLVGYRVVTPSLRNIGKVRGYNFSINSGAVEELEIDSFGLSIIPSSLVSTYSLMIEDVLEVVSDAVVVHEAAALRIQRLSKGFLGNQNVGISVDDIDEYESEQPATYGRVSRRRKSFGRKKANPRDWDNNEDNWELPMDYL; encoded by the exons ATGACTGACTTTCTCGCTATAAATCCACTTTCCATTTCAGCTGCAGACTCTCCACGCTCCCCCTTTCTCAATTCACACCCAACACCTTCAACCAGAACCCAACTCAACCCAATTTTCCTTTCCCCCTTCTCTCCCAAACTCTCCAAAACCACCTATGCTAACAAGAGCGTTTCCGCCGCCTTGAGCTCCAGGTCCAATGGAAGCTCAGGTCCACCACCATCAAGGGGTCATAGCTTTTACCAAGAACTTCAATTCGACAACACAACGGAGAACGATTTTGGGTTGGAGTTAGAAAGAAACCCCCTTGAGGAGGATGGGAATGATGATAAGGGAAGCGGAAAGAGTGAGGACGAATTGCGGGAAGACGATTTGATTCGGGTTCAAGGCGATGGAGAAAGAGATGATGGGGTTGATTTGAGAAAAGATGATAAAGTTGAGAAATTTGGTGGTAATCTTAGATTAAGGAAAGGTAAACAAGTGATAAGACGGTCGAATTTGTTGGCGAAGCAGGTGATCAGCATTCAATCTGCTCTTAGTTTGGGATTTGTCTCCCAGCTTTGGGTGGACACCACCTCG TGGATTGTCTTGTTTGTAGAGGTGAGGTCAAACTTGCTTTCTGGGGATTCAGAAAAATTCCTTCTTGAGGATATCACTCAG GTTGGGGATGTTGTTCTTGTCCCAGATGAAGGTGTAATAGACAATGGATATACAATGGTTGGATTGGAGACTCTG GTTGGATACAGAGTTGTAACGCCCTCTCTACGAAATATTGGAAAG GTGCGTGGCTACAATTTCAGCATCAACTCCGGTGCTGTTGAAGAACTTGAGATAGACTCATTTGGACTATCCATCATTCCATCGAGTTTG GTGAGTACCTACTCTTTGATGATCGAGGATGTACTGGAAGTGGTATCTGATGCAGTTGTTGTACATGAAGCCGCAGCTTTACGAATACAAAGGCTTTCAAAG GGTTTTTTGGGCAACCAGAATGTGGGAATCTCAGTGGATGATATCGATGAGTATGAATCTGAACAACCTGCGACATATGGTAGAGTTTCAAGAAGAAGGAAAAGTTTTGGAAGAAAGAAAGCGAATCCAAGAGATTGGGATAATAATGAAGATAACTGGGAGCTTCCTATGGACTATCTCTAA